The genomic stretch TCACCCGTGACTTTCCGGCCGTCCTTCTCGTACTCAATCAGCATTTCAAGCTGATCACACTTGTTGTGGTTGTAGTGGTCAAACCGAAATAAAACACCCCCAGTAGAAGCGTCTAACTGCTTCCTCCTATGAAACAAGTCTGAGATATCCTTCGGCTCATCTTTCTCAAACCAGTTGGTGTCCACCTCAAACAGCCTGATGGAATACGTGCAGCTCCCATCACTGTAACCCGGCAAATACACCACAAATGAGGTCATTTCCGACATGACCTGATGCTCACCCCGGTTTATATCCCAATGTCGACCGATGTGCTCGGTTATCCGAACAATGGGAGAAAACAGCATGTAATAAAACGCATCCAATTCCGCTTCAAAATAACGCCTGACATCGACGCCTTCATCCTGAGAAAGAACGGCTCGGCTTTCCTCCAGCAGTTCCGCGCTCGATGGCCTAGACTGCTCATCCCAGTAACGCAACGTGGGCGCATTGCCCCAGAATGACATAGAAAGGAAATCCTCGATCCGGGACCGGGCGATGTATAGCTGTACCATGCTGATAACGAAGGAGATGGCAATCAGAACCGCGCCTACCACGAGCACAACGGCCACGCCTACCCCGGTAGTAACCGCACCCGCCACCGCCAGAGTAGCCAGGTAGGTGATACCGATGCTCAGCCCTATCTGGCCCCCGGACAGGGCCACCATAGCGTGATGGCCTGTGTCCAAGGCCTTGAGGCCCCGCCTTCCTTCCAGACCTATCGACAGTAAAACACCCACGTAGGGAAGGGTCTTTGTGGTGATTGTCACGAAGCTCTTTGCAGCAACAGACAAAATCTTCACATCCTTTAAGATACGTAGAGCCACCGACACCCTCGCGCCAGCTGCCGACAGGTTTGCTCCGAGAGCTTTCGCGTACTCCTCCTTGACCAGCAACCCGCTGAGGTTAACCACACCTTCGCCGATGCTCCACAGGCCAGATACAAAATACCCCCACCGGTCGATGACGGATCGATCGCCCAGCATTACATCCTGCTGGGTCTTGTCCAGGCCGGAGAAAAGGCTTGCCACATTGATCGCGTGAAAGAAGGTCACAGCCCCAATGAACTTGCCCCGGTTCTGTTTAATGCTTTCAACCACCGGGTCCAACCGGGTATGAAGCCAGCCAAAGGGGTTGTCCTTGAAGTCCGGGGTCAAGTGGAAAACGTCGATCATGGTGCCTCGCAGGTAATTCCTGATCCTGGCATCCGCCATGCCGGCAGCCAGCGGCGTCATTGTCAGCTCAGACAGGTTATGGCCAGCGGCTTCCAGTGAGTTGCGGTGGACCGCCGTGAGCAGGTCCGTCGCGGTATTCAGAGTTATTCCCTGCCGATGAACATCTATGCCATAGCGCTTCTGGACGGCCTTGGTCCACTTTTTCCACTGCGGCCAGGTTTGAGGGTCTTTCGCCCAGGTTCCCATCTTTGCGGCGGGGGCGGCAAATTCCAGCATCAAGACGTCGGTGGCGGTGCTCACGCGCACATACGCTGGCATGTCGAAGATTTTGTTCACAATCTTCAGGCGACCATAATCAAAACCGGGGAGGTCTTTCAGTTTCTGGGCAATACCGTTGGTGGCAGATGCCAGAAACAACACGGTGTTGAGCATGTTACCGACAGTGCCGGCTTCGCCTTCGTCTGCTTCCAACCACCGCTCGGCGTCTTCCTTGCCCTTTTCCGCACCGACATATCCGTCCAGTATATCCGCCAGTTCCTGCTCAACCGCCTCGAACCCTTCCGCGCAATAACAGTCGTTGAACTCCAGCTTCCCGGCCAACTGGTCGGAGTCGATCCACCGCTTCCAGTCATCGAACACCAGTGCACGGGCCTGGTCATACTCTTCAATCTGTGTGTGGTAGCTTTCAACGAACGCGTCTTTTTCCCCTGAACGAATTCTTTCTTTCAGTTCCTCGGTCACTGCTTGCCGGTCGTCTTCCGTTTCCTTCTTGCTGGCCTCACGGGCAATGAGCGCATCCACCATCTGGGAGGTGGTGTAGGCGTAGGCGTTCTCCTCCGCATAATTCGTAATCAGGTTTACATGAAGGGCATGGAGTTGGCCCAGCTCAGAGGCGATACCTATTTCATCGGCAAGGGCGACGCAGTAAGAGAATTCAGTTTCTTTTTTGCACTGACCCTGCAAATCCGACTCACTGATTCCTTGTGCAAAATCCGTCAAGCTCCACTCGAAATCCACTGGCTCTGGCCGAAAATCTTCAACCACTTCGTTTATGGCTTCGGTTTCACTGACATTTATGTCTTCCCGATTTTCCGGAAGCCCGCTCAGGTCGAACGACTGCATGTGCTCTTCACGAACTTGTGCGTCCGTTCGTACTAGTTCCTGCAAACGCACAGTCCACCGATGCTGCACGAATTTCAGAAGCACCTTGCCTTCTGCAGGGTGGTGTATGGCGGGCAAAGCCCTTTGTGCGTCGGCACCTGGAAGCAGTACCGAGTTCACACCGGACTGTACTTCGGTTATCAGGCCCTGCTCATTGACCCGGTATTCATGCAGCGCTCCGAAAACTTCGGAGAACATGTAGACCCAACCAGGTGTCAGTTTTCGAACACAGTAATGAGTAGTTCCAAGCGCCACGGAAGGTGGACGGAAGTTGGAGGGTAAAGCAACCTCTTCCTGACTGATCGCCCAACGTACCGGATACAACGCAACGGTTTTGAACTGGAGCGGGCACATCTGTGCCGCTGAGTCTATGTCATCAGCACCCTGTATAAACGCTGAGCTGTTAGCGCTACCCATAAACCAGTCCCTCCGTTGACTTTTTCTCGGCGAATTCTGCAATTCGCGCTATGGCTTTGCCTGGCGCTGCGGAATTCTCTTTCCACAGAAGCTGTACTTCACTGTCGTCGAATGCCTGGTGTCCAAGCCAGCCAATCGTATTGATAAACAGCGCAATATCTCGGGTACTACAGAGTCCCCGCGCTTTCGCCGCATCGACTAAAGCAGAGACCATCCCCCAATCCTTCCCATCTGTATCCGTTTTCTGAAGCAAATGGGGAAAGTAGTTTGCAACGTGAAGTTCGAGTTTCCTGAGGGCCGTCCGTTCCGCCGCTCTTTCCATGGCAACCTGGTGTTCCTCACGAATGCTTAACCTCTCAGCCTGCCGCTCACTACTGGGCTGATCATTATGAAAATAGTCCCACCCACCAGTGCGGCGATCCTGAATGGCGAACAGGCTACAAGGCCCCATCAATCGCCTCACACTTTCACCTGATGAATCCAGCTTCAACAGGTGCCGCGCGATTTCAGGATCATAAAACCGGAAAACAACCTCATCTCCCGTGACCAACCTCGCCATAAGCAATCCACGCAAGTGGTGCATGACCTCTTCGAAGTGGCATTCAGCCCGCAATAAGATGGCAACACCCTGATGTTTCCAATCATTGAAGCATTTAAGTGTCAGCGAGCTATCTATTCCCGTTTCAACCAGCCACGGTGAAATTTCCAATAGGTCGGCAAGCTCCGTTTGCCTGTAGAGCGCATCACAATGAGGTGTTTCGATCTCACGATAAATAACTTGGGGCAGATTATTTACTTTGGCGCCATCAATAAGAATGAACGTCTTCCCCTCACCGGGAAGTTCAGCCAGATGCCCCATCAGATCGCACCTTGTGATTCTGATGAGCAGACCTGGCAAATTCCCTTACCCTGATTCGCGGCATTCTTGATGGCGCGCATCTGGTCGGACTTGGCCATCGGTCTTTGCTGTGTCTCCGGCAGGGCCACCGGCGCAACAGCCTCCCCATTCTTCTCCACCAACCCCGGCATATCCGGCACCTGCACCCTCTGCCCACTCCCCTTACCCGGGGCCCCTCCAGCATTAAGTTTGATCGTCGCCCCAGCCATAGCCACACCGCTGGGGTCGATCTTCACGAAGCTGCCACCGGCATTGAGGGTGATTTCCGCACCGGCTTCAATAACGGCTTTCTGGCCGGCCTTGATATGCAATTCGGTGCCAGAGTCGGTTAGCCAGGCCGTGCCGGCTTTCAGGTGCAACGTACCAGTGACGTTGAAACTGCGGTCTTTGCTGTTTTTCTCCCGTTTTTCACCGTTCACCGTGGCGTGGCCACTGCCTTTTATGTGGGCCTTGCGGTCGTTGCCCACGGTCAGGTGGCAATCGTTCCTGATGACTTCAGTGCGGTTGTTCTCCGTGATCAGAGCTAGGTCTTTCTGGGCGTGAACGTAGATCTGTTCTCCGCCGGCTTCGTCTTCAAACCGAAGCTCGTTACTGCCCTCGCCCTTGTGGGTTTTGGTTTTCAGGGTGGTGCGGGTTTTGTGTTCCGGCAGCGAATACGGCGGTGTGTTGGTGGCGTGCCAGGTCCGGCCGGTGATGATCGGCTGGTCCGGGTCGCCGTCCAGGAAGGAAACGATCACTTCATGGCCGATCCTCGGCAGTGCGGTGAAACCATACTGGCCGCCGGCCCAACCCTGGCTGACTCGGAGCCAGGCACTGCTGTGTTGATCATTTAACGCATAGCGATCCCAGGGAAAGCGCACTTTCACCCGGCCGTATTGGTCGCAATGAATTTCTTCGCCTTCCGGGCCGGTCACCATGGCCATCTGGGGTCCGTCCATCAATGGTTTGTGCTCACACACGGGCCGCCAGCTACGGTCTGCGGGGATGGCGGTAAAGTGGTTGCCGTAGCGTGTCGGTTCGCTGCCACCCTCTTCTTCCACGGCCTGGGGTTGTGAGCCGGTGTGGGTGATCGCCGTGAGCAGCCAGTCGCGATTCATGGCTTCGTTGTCGTGGTCGGTCAGGGGCACCCTGGCCCCAGGTGCAAACTCCGGGCGATTGCTCTCGCCAAAGGCTGTGCTGGCATCGCTGCGCAGCGCCGCAAGCCTGGCTTCAGTGAACGGCCGACCACTGGCATCCTGTTTGAATCGGCCGGGGTAGTCGTAGTGCTGGTAATCCTCCCGGTGGACGAGCTTATCGCCAGACTGCTCATGCATCAGGGCATAGGCCGGGTTTTTGAAGGTGTAATCCTTCATGGCGACCGAAGCAGGGCGCACCCGTTTCCGGTACGCGAACCGGAACACACAGGGCGTTCGGGTGCTGCCCCCTGCTTTGCCGTTGTAAGGGACGGCTTCGAGCCGTGGCGAATCGCGATGATGATCGGCAAAAACCAGGGCCGGTGGCTCCTGACCATCGAGGCTGCCGTGCTGGTAGCGGTAGTGCCAGCCTTCTTCGGCAGCCAGACGTTCAACAAAGGCCAGATCACTTTCCCGATGCTGGACGCAGTATTCCCGCTCCTCGGGGCGGCGTTCAAGGTCGAAGACGGTATCGACAATCCCCCGCTCCTCCAGCAGGGTACGCACAATCTCATCCGTGCCGCGGTTCTGGAAAATACGGCTGTTGTGCATCAGCGCCAGGCGCCAGAGCGGTGGTTGGAAAACCAGTTGGTAGCGGGTACGCCGATGGCCGGATTCGCCGCGGGCAAATTCGCTGACGACGCCGGTAAAACAGCGCAGCGGGGTCCCGTCTCGCCAGATCACGAGATCTATCGGTTGCTCCAGAACGCTGGAGGCGCCAACAGACGAGTCAGTGCTGGCGAGGTCAAGACGTCCATGCAACAGCTCCGACAGTCGCTCTGTCAGCGCGAAGCCAACAACGGAAAAGTGATCAGAGGAGAATTCGCCAATGGTGGCGGTGAATTGCAGTCCGCTTGCCTGGGGCATGTCTTCGGTCCCTGAAGAAAAATAAAGTCCGGGCTTTCGCACCATCCTGTGCGAAGGCCCAGCCCTGATAAGAACATCCTGCTCTCATCAGGGCGGCCCTGTTTGAGTGGCAGAGTTTAATACAAGCTGCGGGGTATGCGGTACCCCGCCAGTAGTTGCTGTGTGAACGGGTTGGTATTGCTGGCCGCATGGAGGCGATAACGCATCTCCCCGTCGTCGACCCGGAACCGCACATCCACCGCGCTACTGCTCACGCCGGTAATCTCGGCGCTATCGAGCAGTCGGAACAGCGCCCAGGGGCCGCTTTCCGAGAGGCTGCGCGGCGAACGATTAACCTGGACCGGCACCAGGGTAATACGGCTCTCCACAGAGTCCCGAAGGGTATTCGGCCAGACCAGCGGAATGCTTTGGCGCGGGCCGTGGCTGAACTCCACCAGCTGGCCGTCCACGTTAACCACGCTGCGGCGTTTGTTGGCTGAGAGATTGAGCGGTTCCAGGGCAAACTCCACATCCAGGGAACCACCCCGGGTAAAGTAGGCCCTGCGGATTCGGTCGGCATTTTCCAGGGAAGTCAGTACCGCTCCGCGCACCAGGCCGGCACGTCGAGCATCGCCCACCTGTTCCGGGTGATCCTCGAGGAACAGTTTCAGGTTGTCCTGATAGAAGGCGTCCAAAATCCCGCCCGGGGAAAAGAAGCGTTCGAAGTCCTGCAGTGCAACATCCCGCCCTGAATCCGGATTAAACGGGTAGTGTCGGGCCAGATTCTGCTGGAAAGGCTGATATACCTCGCGATACCACTCACGCTCCAGCTGCGCCACTGCCTGGTCCAGAACTACTCGCCAGCTTTCCATGGCCAACCGGGTCAGAAGCCGGTTTAGAGGCTCCGGCTGATTATCGGCCATGCGCTGCAGGGTGAAGATCGGGTCGGCACCCTGCAGGCCCATGCGGGCCCGGGCAGCAGCCAACGCAGCCTTGCCCTTGTCTGGCGCTTCCTGGATGTTGCGCATGTACTCGTGAAGTTCCCCGACCACCAGCATGATCTGCTCAAGCCCGGTTGCCTGATCTCCATTTTCCCGAGTCAACTGGTTGAGCTCCGCAAACTGGCGTTCAATATCCTGCAGCATGCGGAAATGGGGTGACTGCTCCAG from Marinobacter adhaerens HP15 encodes the following:
- a CDS encoding toxin VasX → MGSANSSAFIQGADDIDSAAQMCPLQFKTVALYPVRWAISQEEVALPSNFRPPSVALGTTHYCVRKLTPGWVYMFSEVFGALHEYRVNEQGLITEVQSGVNSVLLPGADAQRALPAIHHPAEGKVLLKFVQHRWTVRLQELVRTDAQVREEHMQSFDLSGLPENREDINVSETEAINEVVEDFRPEPVDFEWSLTDFAQGISESDLQGQCKKETEFSYCVALADEIGIASELGQLHALHVNLITNYAEENAYAYTTSQMVDALIAREASKKETEDDRQAVTEELKERIRSGEKDAFVESYHTQIEEYDQARALVFDDWKRWIDSDQLAGKLEFNDCYCAEGFEAVEQELADILDGYVGAEKGKEDAERWLEADEGEAGTVGNMLNTVLFLASATNGIAQKLKDLPGFDYGRLKIVNKIFDMPAYVRVSTATDVLMLEFAAPAAKMGTWAKDPQTWPQWKKWTKAVQKRYGIDVHRQGITLNTATDLLTAVHRNSLEAAGHNLSELTMTPLAAGMADARIRNYLRGTMIDVFHLTPDFKDNPFGWLHTRLDPVVESIKQNRGKFIGAVTFFHAINVASLFSGLDKTQQDVMLGDRSVIDRWGYFVSGLWSIGEGVVNLSGLLVKEEYAKALGANLSAAGARVSVALRILKDVKILSVAAKSFVTITTKTLPYVGVLLSIGLEGRRGLKALDTGHHAMVALSGGQIGLSIGITYLATLAVAGAVTTGVGVAVVLVVGAVLIAISFVISMVQLYIARSRIEDFLSMSFWGNAPTLRYWDEQSRPSSAELLEESRAVLSQDEGVDVRRYFEAELDAFYYMLFSPIVRITEHIGRHWDINRGEHQVMSEMTSFVVYLPGYSDGSCTYSIRLFEVDTNWFEKDEPKDISDLFHRRKQLDASTGGVLFRFDHYNHNKCDQLEMLIEYEKDGRKVTGENGLRIILDGNDVEELGVDERLAYEV
- a CDS encoding DUF4123 domain-containing protein, whose protein sequence is MGHLAELPGEGKTFILIDGAKVNNLPQVIYREIETPHCDALYRQTELADLLEISPWLVETGIDSSLTLKCFNDWKHQGVAILLRAECHFEEVMHHLRGLLMARLVTGDEVVFRFYDPEIARHLLKLDSSGESVRRLMGPCSLFAIQDRRTGGWDYFHNDQPSSERQAERLSIREEHQVAMERAAERTALRKLELHVANYFPHLLQKTDTDGKDWGMVSALVDAAKARGLCSTRDIALFINTIGWLGHQAFDDSEVQLLWKENSAAPGKAIARIAEFAEKKSTEGLVYG
- a CDS encoding type VI secretion system Vgr family protein — its product is MPQASGLQFTATIGEFSSDHFSVVGFALTERLSELLHGRLDLASTDSSVGASSVLEQPIDLVIWRDGTPLRCFTGVVSEFARGESGHRRTRYQLVFQPPLWRLALMHNSRIFQNRGTDEIVRTLLEERGIVDTVFDLERRPEEREYCVQHRESDLAFVERLAAEEGWHYRYQHGSLDGQEPPALVFADHHRDSPRLEAVPYNGKAGGSTRTPCVFRFAYRKRVRPASVAMKDYTFKNPAYALMHEQSGDKLVHREDYQHYDYPGRFKQDASGRPFTEARLAALRSDASTAFGESNRPEFAPGARVPLTDHDNEAMNRDWLLTAITHTGSQPQAVEEEGGSEPTRYGNHFTAIPADRSWRPVCEHKPLMDGPQMAMVTGPEGEEIHCDQYGRVKVRFPWDRYALNDQHSSAWLRVSQGWAGGQYGFTALPRIGHEVIVSFLDGDPDQPIITGRTWHATNTPPYSLPEHKTRTTLKTKTHKGEGSNELRFEDEAGGEQIYVHAQKDLALITENNRTEVIRNDCHLTVGNDRKAHIKGSGHATVNGEKREKNSKDRSFNVTGTLHLKAGTAWLTDSGTELHIKAGQKAVIEAGAEITLNAGGSFVKIDPSGVAMAGATIKLNAGGAPGKGSGQRVQVPDMPGLVEKNGEAVAPVALPETQQRPMAKSDQMRAIKNAANQGKGICQVCSSESQGAI